From the genome of Oscillatoria sp. FACHB-1407, one region includes:
- a CDS encoding DUF2358 domain-containing protein gives MDILDILKTDYRNFPDHQTYSIYAPDVYFKDPMNEFRGCDRYQRMIQFIKTWFRNPQLDLHDIQRTGDSIRTDWTLSWTTPLPWQPRIAIAGWSELQLNSDGLIVSHIDYWKCSKLDVLKQHVGIKVEGVGNGE, from the coding sequence ATGGACATTCTGGACATTCTAAAGACCGATTACCGCAACTTTCCCGATCATCAGACCTACAGCATCTATGCGCCGGATGTGTATTTCAAAGATCCGATGAACGAGTTTCGAGGGTGCGATCGCTATCAGCGCATGATCCAGTTCATCAAAACCTGGTTTCGCAATCCTCAACTTGACTTGCATGACATCCAGCGCACAGGCGACTCGATCCGCACCGATTGGACTCTGAGTTGGACAACGCCCCTCCCCTGGCAACCTCGAATTGCGATCGCCGGTTGGAGCGAGTTGCAACTCAACAGCGATGGCTTGATCGTCTCCCATATCGACTACTGGAAGTGCTCAAAGCTGGATGTTTTGAAGCAGCATGTTGGGATTAAGGTAGAGGGGGTAGGGAATGGGGAGTAG
- a CDS encoding TRC40/GET3/ArsA family transport-energizing ATPase produces the protein MRVILMTGKGGVGKTSVAAATGLRCAELGYRTLVLSTDPAHSLADSFDLELGHDPKQVRPNLWGAELDALMELEGNWGAVKRYITQVLQARGLEGVEAEELAILPGMDEIFSLVRMKRHYDEGEFDVLIIDSAPTGTALRLLSLPEVAGWYMRRFYKPLQAVSAALRPLVEPLFRPIAGFSLPDKQVMDAPYEFYEQIEALEKVLTDNTQTSVRLVTNPEKMVIKESLRAHAYLSLYNVATDMVVANRIIPDQVTDPFFQRWKENQQQYRNEIHENFRPLPVKEVPLYSEEMCGLAALERLKETLYGDEDPAQVYYKETTLRVVQTDNQYSLEVYLPGIPKNKVELSKSGDELNIRIGNHRRNLVLPQALAALQPAGAKMEEDYLKIRFAAVA, from the coding sequence ATGCGCGTAATTTTGATGACTGGTAAAGGCGGAGTCGGCAAAACCTCAGTAGCAGCCGCCACGGGATTACGCTGCGCTGAGCTAGGCTATCGCACCCTTGTGTTAAGCACTGACCCTGCCCACTCTCTAGCAGATAGCTTTGACTTAGAACTAGGGCATGACCCCAAGCAGGTGCGCCCAAATCTCTGGGGAGCAGAATTAGACGCTCTGATGGAGCTAGAGGGTAACTGGGGTGCAGTGAAGCGATACATCACGCAGGTGTTGCAAGCGCGGGGATTAGAGGGTGTCGAAGCGGAAGAACTCGCTATTTTGCCGGGAATGGATGAGATTTTTAGCCTGGTGCGGATGAAGCGGCACTATGACGAGGGTGAGTTTGATGTGTTGATTATCGACTCTGCCCCCACTGGAACCGCTTTACGGTTGCTGAGTTTGCCAGAAGTTGCAGGTTGGTACATGCGTCGCTTTTACAAGCCGTTGCAAGCCGTGTCAGCCGCACTTAGACCGCTGGTAGAACCCCTCTTTCGCCCGATCGCCGGATTTTCGTTGCCTGACAAACAGGTGATGGATGCGCCCTACGAGTTCTATGAGCAGATTGAGGCTCTGGAAAAAGTGCTCACTGACAACACGCAAACCTCGGTGCGGCTCGTCACCAATCCCGAAAAGATGGTGATTAAGGAGTCCCTACGGGCGCACGCCTATCTCAGCCTCTATAACGTGGCAACCGACATGGTGGTTGCCAATCGCATCATTCCTGACCAGGTGACAGATCCCTTCTTTCAACGGTGGAAGGAGAATCAACAGCAATATCGCAACGAGATCCACGAAAACTTCCGTCCGTTGCCCGTGAAAGAGGTGCCGCTGTACTCAGAAGAGATGTGTGGTCTTGCAGCCCTGGAGCGACTCAAGGAAACGCTCTATGGCGATGAAGATCCCGCTCAGGTGTACTACAAGGAAACCACCCTGCGAGTTGTGCAGACGGACAACCAATACAGTCTGGAGGTCTATTTGCCAGGAATTCCCAAAAACAAGGTGGAATTGAGCAAATCCGGCGATGAGTTGAACATTCGGATTGGCAACCATCGTCGCAACCTGGTGTTGCCCCAGGCGTTAGCCGCCTTACAACCTGCTGGAGCCAAGATGGAGGAGGATTATCTCAAGATCCGTTTTGCAGCGGTAGCATAG